One window from the genome of Vicia villosa cultivar HV-30 ecotype Madison, WI unplaced genomic scaffold, Vvil1.0 ctg.000622F_1_1, whole genome shotgun sequence encodes:
- the LOC131629910 gene encoding protein DOWNY MILDEW RESISTANCE 6-like: MDNMLVSSWFHLHSSVPLSYVQPPESRPGTASVVSGKTIPVVDLEEHDHAEILMQILRASEEYGFFQVINHGVSKELMDDTMNIFKEFHGMPEVEKISESSRDPNGSCRLYTSREINKKDCVQYWRDTLRHLCPPSGEFMEFWPQKPARYSEVVGRYTQEMRVLGLKILELLCEGLGLDPKYCNGELSESPLLLSHHYPPCPEPSLTLGAPKHRDPNLVTILFQDKDINALQVFEDGEWIVVEPIPYAFVVNIGLILQIISNGRLIGAEHRVVTNSETARTTIAYFIRPTSKNIIEPAKSLTCLDARPIYKPITFEEFLRIFMGKGPDIEPYLLL; encoded by the exons ATGGACAACATGCTTGTCTCAAGCtggtttcatcttcattcctCTGTCCCTTTATCTTATGTTCAACCGCCGGAAAGTAGACCCGGCACGGCTTCTGTAGTCTCCGGGAAGACGATTCCGGTGGTGGATCTTGAAGAACATGATCATGCTGAAATATTAATGCAAATTTTGAGAGCTTCTGAAGAGTATGGATTTTTTCAG GTTATTAACCATGGAGTTTCCAAGGAGTTGATGGATGATACAATGAATATTTTCAAGGAATTTCATGGCATGCCTGAagtggaaaagattagtgaaagttcAAGGGACCCTAATGGAAGTTGTAGGCTATATACAAGTCGTGAAATTAATAAGAAGGATTGTGTTCAATATTGGAGAGACACATTAAGACATCTTTGTCCACCATCAGGTGAATTCATGGAGTTTTGGCCACAAAAGCCTGCAAGATACAG CGAAGTAGTTGGGAGATACACTCAAGAAATGAGAGTCTTAGGGCTCAAAATTTTGGAACTTCTATGTGAAGGGTTAGGACTTGACCCAAAATATTGCAATGGTGAACTTAGTGAAAGTCCACTATTGCTATCTCATCACTATCCACCTTGTCCTGAGCCAAGTTTAACTTTGGGAGCTCCCAAGCATCGTGATCCTAACCTTGTTACCATTCTTTTTCAAGATAAAGATATAAATGCTCTTCAAGTCTTCGAGGATGGAGAATGGATTGTTGTTGAGCCAATTCCTTATGCTTTTGTTGTTAACATTGGACTTATTTTACAG ATCATTAGTAATGGAAGGCTTATAGGAGCTGAACATCGAGTTGTGACGAATTCAGAAACTGCGAGAACGACTATCGCATACTTCATTCGTCCTACAAGCAAAAATATTATAGAACCTGCAAAGTCTTTAACATGTTTAGATGCTCGTCCGATATACAAGCCTATCACGTTTGAAGAGTTTTTGAGAATTTTCATGGGTAAAGGTCCTGATATTGAACCTTACTTGCTCTTATAA